In Cottoperca gobio chromosome 1, fCotGob3.1, whole genome shotgun sequence, a genomic segment contains:
- the sp6 gene encoding transcription factor Sp6: protein MAHPYEPWLRTAPPSGNSEDMNIPSWWDLHRDVQPGSWIDLQTGQGVGLPSVNPGSSMGLQHSLGPYGSDPQLCTLPPAQLAPGSHSSHLFTQDGFKMEPLAPEMLQQEAYSLEEPQENAVSARPKPQRRSSSRGGGQAACRCPNCVHAEQLGQSTDDSRRKHMHNCHIPGCGKAYAKTSHLKAHLRWHSGDRPFVCNWLFCGKRFTRSDELQRHLQTHTGAKKFSCALCPRVFMRNDHLAKHMRTHESPPGHGEERINGDGRLDKGFDTPTPPQSSSNVSDNTEPPLKLKCETDPSVSSVTGQSG, encoded by the coding sequence ATGGCCCACCCTTACGAGCCTTGGTTACGGACAGCACCCCCAAGTGGCAACTCAGAAGACATGAACATCCCCTCCTGGTGGGACCTCCACAGGGACgtccaaccagggagctggatcGACCTGCAGACGGGGCAGGGTGTCGGCTTGCCTTCAGTAAATCCAGGGAGCTCCATGGGGTTGCAGCACTCTTTAGGGCCCTACGGCTCCGACCCGCAGCTGTGCACCCTGCCCCCAGCTCAACTCGCTCCAGGCTCACACTCATCTCACCTCTTCACCCAGGATGGCTTCAAGATGGAGCCACTGGCCCCTGAAATGCTTCAGCAAGAAGCGTACTCCCTAGAGGAACCACAGGAGAACGCTGTCTCCGCCCGCCCGAAGCCCCAGCGCCGCTCCTCCTCCAGAGGAGGTGGCCAGGCTGCGTGTCGCTGCCCTAACTGTGTGCATGCTGAACAGCTGGGCCAGAGCACTGATGACAGCAGACGGAAGCACATGCACAACTGCCACATCCCTGGCTGCGGCAAAGCTTACGCCAAGACCTCCCATCTGAAGGCTCACCTGCGATGGCACAGCGGGGACCGGCCGTTTGTCTGCAACTGGCTCTTCTGCGGCAAAAGATTTACACGCTCTGATGAACTGCAGCGCCACCTTCAGACGCACACTGGTGCTAAGAAGTTCAGCTGCGCATTATGCCCGAGAGTGTTTATGCGCAATGACCACCTGGCCAAGCACATGCGCACACACGAGTCCCCACCAGGACATGGGGAGGAGAGGATAAATGGAGACGGGAGGCTGGATAAAGGCTTCGACACACCCACACCTCCTCAGTCATCCTCAAATGTGTCTGACAACACAGAGCCTCCGCTGAAGCTGAAATGTGAGACAGACCCCTCAGTCTCTAGCGTGACAGGGCAGTCCGGCTAA
- the cwc25 gene encoding pre-mRNA-splicing factor CWC25 homolog, producing MGGGDLNLKKSWHPQTMKNIERVWKAEQKHEAECKKIEELQKELKDERAREEITRFAEEAGSLKKKDDRLDWMYQGPAGQVSRDEYLLGRAIDKQITDQYEEPESGPSAETGLLPGSIFNPTTPASNLDLAAKIREDPLFEIRKREEEKKREVLSNPVKMKKIKEMLRQNLDKKDKKKKRKKDKKEKKGDKERRKEKKHKRRSSSSSSDDEDKKKHRSHSRDESSVDTKSRSNHVPGYGLQLPAGRHHQSSAPSNHSGRRERSRTRSPHRNNREGHVYSSSSYRGDRKVEPRASSPQRERYHKQRHPVAKKLSAEELEHKRREMMDQAKQRDEDRENNVKRYRSQDELEKQREQNVKRDRHAGFIHNMKLESAASSSLEDRVKRNIHSIQRTAVSLDNFMKR from the exons ATGGGGGGTGGCGATCTG AACTTGAAAAAGAGCTGGCATCCCCAGACTATGAAAAATATTGAGCGTGTTTGGAAAGCTGAACAGAAACATGAGGCTGAATGCAAGAAGATCGAGGAGCTCCAGAAAGAACTGAAAGACGAACGAGCCCGAGAAGAAATAACAAGATTTGCAGAGGAAGCCGGATCCCTCAA GAAGAAGGATGATCGGCTGGACTGGATGTACCAGGGCCCTGCTGGTCAAGTGTCCAGAGATGAGTATCTGCTGGGACGTGCCATTGACAAGCAGATCACCGACCAATACGAGGAGCCTGAGAGCGGTCCATCGGCTGAGACTGGCCTCCTGCCTGGGTCCATTTTCAACCCCACCACTCCTGCCTCCAACCTCGACCTGGCTGCCAAGATCAGGGAAGACCCCCTGTTTGAAATCAG GAAAcgtgaggaagaaaagaagagagaagtcttGAGTAATCCAGTGAAGATGaagaaaattaaagaaatg CTGCGCCAGAATCTCGAcaagaaagacaagaagaagaagaggaagaaggacaaaaaggagaagaaaggcgacaaagagagaagaaaggagaagaagcatAAGAGAAGGAGTTCAAGTTCAAGCTCAGATGACGAAGACAAGAAAAAACACAG GTCACATTCTCGAGATGAATCTTCAGTAGACACCAAATCTCGTTCCAATCATGTTCCAGGCTATGGCCTGCAG CTCCCCGCTGGCAGACATCACCAGTCCTCAGCTCCCTCCAATCACTCAGGGCGCCGTGAGAGGAGCCGCACCCGATCGCCTCACAGGAACAACCGGGAAGGTCACGtctactcttcttcttcatacAGAGGCGACAGGAAGGTTGAGCCCAGAGCTTCCAGCCCACAGAGAGAGCGTTACCACAAACAGAGGCACCCTGTAGCCAA GAAGCTCTCTGCAGAAGAGCTGGAGCACAAGAGGCGGGAGATGATGGACCAGGCCAAGCAGAGGGATGAGGACAGGGAGAATAATGTGAAGAGATACAGGAGTCAAGACGAGCTGGAAAAGCAGCGGGAACAAAATGTCAAGCGTGACCGCCATGCTGGCTTCATTCA